In one window of Maribacter sp. BPC-D8 DNA:
- a CDS encoding nucleotide-diphospho-sugar transferase encodes MKMTTPQAPVLFIIFNRPEQTQKVFEMIRKAQPKKLYVAADGPRNNGKDDQRCKETRAIIGLVDWDCEVKTLFRDENIGCGLGPKRAIDWFFENEGEGIILEDDCLPSESFFKFSSELLEKYRDNSQIMHIGGSNFQNGWVSDSDYSYYFSNFSHEWGWASWRRAWKHYDYEVSTYPELKKKGYFDKYFSNFIEKKYRLSKVEKTINAEEVTWWDYQWDYTKLINSGLSIIPHKNMIQNLGFGEDATHTTSANDKRQENKASDISFPLAHPNFIIRDGKADRRYFKKFFITTILRRKIFAYLRVPGYTNWG; translated from the coding sequence ATGAAAATGACCACACCACAAGCACCCGTACTTTTTATCATTTTTAATAGGCCTGAGCAAACACAAAAGGTTTTTGAAATGATACGAAAGGCGCAACCTAAAAAACTTTATGTTGCGGCCGATGGACCACGAAATAATGGTAAAGACGATCAACGTTGTAAAGAAACTAGAGCGATTATAGGTTTAGTGGATTGGGACTGTGAGGTCAAAACACTGTTTAGAGATGAAAACATAGGTTGTGGCTTAGGACCAAAAAGAGCAATCGATTGGTTCTTTGAAAATGAAGGAGAAGGCATTATACTAGAAGATGATTGCTTGCCATCAGAAAGCTTTTTTAAATTCAGTTCAGAGCTGTTAGAAAAGTATCGAGATAATAGCCAGATAATGCATATTGGAGGTTCTAATTTTCAGAACGGATGGGTTTCTGATTCAGATTACTCGTATTACTTCTCTAATTTCAGTCATGAGTGGGGTTGGGCTAGCTGGAGAAGAGCTTGGAAACATTATGATTATGAGGTGTCAACGTATCCAGAGTTAAAAAAGAAAGGGTACTTTGATAAGTACTTTTCTAATTTCATTGAGAAAAAATACAGACTTAGCAAGGTTGAAAAAACAATCAATGCAGAAGAAGTTACATGGTGGGATTATCAATGGGATTATACCAAATTGATCAATTCAGGATTATCAATTATTCCGCATAAAAACATGATTCAAAATTTAGGTTTTGGGGAAGATGCCACACATACAACAAGTGCAAATGATAAAAGGCAAGAGAATAAAGCATCTGATATTAGTTTTCCACTAGCCCATCCTAATTTTATTATAAGAGATGGTAAAGCTGATAGAAGATATTTTAAAAAGTTTTTTATAACAACTATTCTACGTAGAAAAATATTTGCTTATCTCAGAGTACCTGGTTATACAAATTGGGGTTAA
- a CDS encoding glycosyltransferase family 2 protein, which yields MMSIKEKKIITVLLTCHNRKMKTYSCLQALFNCPLEDGFELKVFLVDDGSTDGTTEYLKGKFNNLNIMQGSGNLFWAGGMRAAWKFANENEKNTDYYLLLNDDTIVFDDALTILFNDLKIINEPNSIIVGSTQNPDTKKITYGGHKILNRLLFKGRMVIPNNKFPQRCELGNANIMLVPNVVYEQVGSLSENFIHGIADYDYTLRALRKGIYTYVSSQVIGYCKYDHGVNWLTQKSTLKERIAYLYSPKGLSYKEYLRFVKKHLPFHFPIAFVLLWIKTLFPIIWQLFKNKDYLK from the coding sequence ATGATGTCAATTAAAGAAAAAAAAATAATAACTGTTTTGCTTACGTGCCACAATCGTAAGATGAAAACTTATAGCTGTTTACAAGCACTTTTTAATTGCCCTTTAGAAGATGGTTTTGAATTAAAGGTATTCTTGGTAGATGATGGTAGTACCGATGGTACAACTGAATATTTAAAAGGAAAATTTAATAACCTTAACATAATGCAAGGTTCAGGAAATCTTTTTTGGGCCGGTGGTATGCGAGCTGCCTGGAAATTTGCCAATGAAAACGAAAAAAATACAGATTATTATTTACTATTAAATGATGATACGATTGTTTTTGATGATGCTTTGACAATATTGTTTAATGACTTAAAAATAATCAATGAGCCTAATAGTATTATTGTGGGATCTACTCAAAATCCAGATACTAAAAAAATAACATATGGAGGTCATAAGATTTTAAACAGGTTACTTTTTAAAGGAAGAATGGTTATACCTAATAACAAATTTCCGCAGAGATGTGAATTGGGGAATGCCAATATTATGTTGGTTCCTAATGTGGTTTATGAGCAAGTAGGTTCTCTGTCAGAAAATTTTATTCATGGTATAGCAGATTATGATTACACTTTGCGAGCTTTGCGCAAAGGTATTTATACTTATGTTTCTAGTCAGGTTATTGGGTATTGTAAATATGATCATGGGGTGAATTGGTTGACTCAGAAAAGTACCCTTAAAGAAAGGATAGCTTATTTGTATAGTCCTAAGGGATTATCCTATAAAGAATATTTACGATTTGTAAAGAAACACCTGCCATTTCATTTCCCTATTGCTTTTGTATTGTTGTGGATTAAAACATTGTTTCCTATTATATGGCAATTATTTAAAAATAAAGACTATTTAAAATGA
- a CDS encoding lipopolysaccharide biosynthesis protein: MIKRFNSIRVIIQSYFQGNSRTNLLIKNVFSSLILRGLGTAINFLFVPLVINFVNAERYGIWLTLSSVLTWFTLLDIGFGNGLRNKFSEAVAIDDIKEQRKLIHTTAAVLILISTIIFILNVVFTDQIKWDEFLGVDASYRVELQQLIFLLISFFSLQFIFQIYNPIQFALQKPAMIARTILLGNVLGLIGILYLREFSEPSLFNLGFVVMGSNVLSIFLFTAYFFLVQRRDLIQKIERPTTDTLSSIFSLGIKFFFLNIAYMVQFQTSNFLISKYFSPEKVTEFNIAFKLFSVASLVFGIILSPVWSSVTNAQVNNDYRWIRKLINKLLLIWAVIAVGSLIVLYFAPTIYNLWIGDIITIPFITSLGVLLIVLSNCFSSIFISILNGMGKVNLQFYISIFIIIFFVPLAYYLSVDMGYGIFGICMAIVVTNVNGLIVAPYQVYVEMKKNRKLPA; the protein is encoded by the coding sequence ATGATAAAAAGGTTTAATTCCATAAGGGTAATTATTCAATCTTATTTCCAAGGAAATTCTAGGACTAATCTGTTGATTAAGAATGTTTTCTCCTCGTTGATATTAAGAGGTTTGGGTACGGCTATAAACTTTTTGTTTGTACCCTTGGTTATAAATTTTGTAAATGCTGAACGTTACGGTATTTGGTTAACCTTAAGTTCTGTATTAACCTGGTTTACCTTGTTAGATATAGGTTTTGGTAACGGATTGCGAAATAAGTTTTCTGAAGCTGTAGCCATTGATGATATTAAAGAACAACGAAAATTAATACATACTACGGCAGCAGTATTAATATTAATTTCCACCATCATATTTATCTTAAATGTAGTATTTACGGATCAAATAAAATGGGATGAATTTCTAGGTGTAGATGCGTCATACCGAGTTGAACTACAACAGTTGATTTTTCTTTTAATATCCTTCTTTAGTTTACAATTTATATTTCAAATTTATAACCCTATACAGTTTGCCCTTCAAAAACCGGCAATGATTGCGCGAACTATCTTATTAGGTAATGTGCTTGGGTTAATAGGTATTCTTTATTTAAGAGAATTTTCTGAGCCTTCATTATTCAATTTAGGTTTTGTAGTAATGGGTAGTAATGTACTTTCTATATTTTTATTTACTGCATATTTCTTTTTGGTTCAAAGACGAGATTTAATACAAAAAATAGAAAGACCTACTACAGATACTTTAAGCTCTATATTTTCTCTTGGTATTAAATTTTTCTTTTTGAACATTGCATATATGGTGCAGTTTCAAACTAGTAATTTTTTAATAAGTAAATACTTCTCACCAGAGAAGGTAACGGAGTTTAATATTGCTTTTAAGCTGTTTAGCGTTGCTTCTTTAGTATTTGGTATCATATTGAGCCCCGTGTGGAGTTCGGTTACCAATGCCCAAGTAAATAATGATTATAGGTGGATACGGAAACTAATAAATAAGCTGCTATTAATTTGGGCTGTTATTGCTGTTGGTAGTCTCATCGTATTATACTTTGCACCAACTATTTATAATTTATGGATTGGTGATATTATTACCATACCATTTATAACCTCATTAGGGGTTCTGTTAATCGTATTATCTAATTGCTTTTCATCAATATTTATTAGTATTCTAAACGGTATGGGTAAGGTGAATCTGCAATTTTATATATCCATATTTATAATCATATTCTTTGTGCCGTTAGCGTATTATTTGTCGGTAGACATGGGTTACGGTATTTTTGGAATATGTATGGCAATTGTAGTAACCAATGTCAATGGGCTAATAGTAGCACCATACCAAGTGTATGTTGAAATGAAAAAAAATCGAAAGTTACCAGCTTAG
- a CDS encoding GumC family protein, which produces MTEKEYFDSQMSSKENGENFDLKALLTKYLKSWKFFLISLIVFLALAVAALQFVRTSYDVTSKILLKNETTTIDASGNNLVNNNPFSNSEKVNNEIEVLTSVHLMRSVLDSLSLQAKVIAPDVFPETELYGSELPFKIVVDTLFPLAYKTTLKIKIEGADSFSITEEFEDALTDSSSSSSYGYNTYNYGYKIEKPYGIFHVVKNVETTSKDVEFVAEFRDIDELAHDYVKKVLNIYVVNKDASVINIELKESNPEKGEDIINGLVEMYGYKAFVEKNAVALENVKFIDNRLNTLSTELSEVEMNVAQFKTENELANVELDANSFSEQEIDYDRKLADSEIELKVLSSIERNLKRGDNESTINSLNVSSSNLTYLIDSYNKLQIDRKSLQRTVPENNPRMVDIRDQLSQLKRNILGSLSTSKQSLRSTIGSIKNRSDQFAEKKQRIPAMQQQLLEISREQGIKENLFLYLLQKREEAALMVGAKQDNFTVIDKAITDYESGSPSKKLFVLIALLMALALPIAIIHLRDILNTKVKGKNDIEKRTSVPVIGEIAHNTSGKNLIEKGEEVSALAQGFRMMRMNLDFILSKKKVQTVLVTSAIKGEGKTFFSSNMGVALASSNSKVVILELDKHNPELIATLGETKKEYGVTNYLNQPFNTITVNDLLIPVKDNENLFAIGLGSEQVDGLESFNSKKMETLMAQLRQEFDYILIDSAPIGKLADTLALSKYTDCCLYMVRAKHSKLEDLSIIEDVRINKKFKNPMVVMNDISTK; this is translated from the coding sequence ATGACTGAAAAGGAATATTTCGATTCACAAATGTCTTCTAAAGAAAACGGAGAAAATTTTGATTTGAAAGCACTGTTGACCAAATACCTTAAATCATGGAAATTTTTTCTAATTTCTTTGATCGTATTTTTGGCTTTAGCTGTGGCTGCCTTGCAATTTGTACGTACATCTTATGATGTTACTAGCAAAATACTATTAAAGAACGAAACAACGACTATTGATGCATCGGGTAATAACTTGGTGAACAATAATCCGTTTAGTAACTCTGAAAAGGTAAATAACGAAATAGAAGTACTTACTTCTGTGCATTTAATGCGTTCTGTGTTAGATAGTTTGTCGTTACAAGCCAAGGTCATAGCTCCTGATGTTTTTCCTGAGACAGAATTATATGGTTCAGAACTGCCTTTTAAGATCGTTGTTGACACCTTATTTCCACTTGCTTATAAAACTACTTTAAAAATCAAAATTGAAGGTGCAGATAGCTTTAGTATTACCGAAGAATTCGAAGATGCTTTAACAGATTCTAGTTCTTCAAGTTCTTATGGCTATAACACCTATAATTATGGTTATAAAATTGAAAAACCATACGGCATTTTTCATGTTGTTAAGAATGTAGAAACAACTTCAAAAGATGTTGAGTTTGTTGCCGAATTTAGAGATATTGATGAATTGGCACATGACTATGTGAAAAAGGTATTAAATATTTATGTAGTAAATAAAGATGCTTCGGTTATAAATATTGAATTGAAAGAATCGAACCCAGAGAAGGGTGAAGATATTATCAATGGTCTAGTTGAAATGTACGGTTATAAAGCATTTGTAGAAAAGAATGCTGTAGCATTAGAAAATGTAAAATTTATTGATAATCGTTTAAATACACTTTCTACAGAGCTTAGTGAAGTAGAAATGAATGTGGCACAGTTTAAAACAGAAAATGAACTTGCCAATGTTGAGTTAGATGCGAATTCTTTTTCAGAACAAGAAATTGATTATGATCGCAAATTAGCAGACTCTGAAATTGAGTTGAAAGTACTGAGTTCAATAGAACGTAATTTAAAGAGGGGCGATAATGAATCGACTATAAACTCTTTAAATGTTTCAAGTTCTAACCTTACGTATTTAATTGATAGTTATAACAAATTACAGATCGATAGAAAAAGTTTGCAACGAACAGTGCCAGAGAATAACCCTAGAATGGTCGATATTAGAGATCAATTATCGCAATTAAAGCGTAATATTCTGGGTAGCCTTTCTACATCTAAACAAAGCCTACGTAGTACTATTGGTAGTATTAAAAATAGGTCTGATCAATTTGCGGAAAAGAAACAAAGAATACCTGCAATGCAGCAACAATTACTTGAAATAAGTAGAGAACAAGGAATTAAAGAAAACTTGTTTTTATACCTACTTCAAAAACGAGAAGAGGCAGCATTAATGGTAGGTGCGAAGCAAGATAATTTTACCGTTATCGATAAAGCGATTACCGATTACGAATCTGGTTCGCCAAGTAAAAAACTATTTGTATTAATAGCCTTATTAATGGCTTTAGCCTTACCTATAGCTATTATTCACTTAAGAGACATTTTGAACACTAAAGTGAAAGGCAAGAACGATATTGAGAAAAGAACAAGTGTACCTGTAATAGGTGAAATTGCCCATAATACATCTGGTAAAAATTTAATAGAAAAAGGAGAAGAGGTAAGTGCCTTGGCTCAAGGTTTTCGAATGATGAGAATGAATTTAGATTTTATTCTTTCGAAAAAGAAGGTGCAGACTGTTTTAGTTACCTCTGCAATTAAAGGAGAAGGTAAAACATTCTTTTCTTCTAATATGGGAGTAGCCTTAGCATCATCAAACTCTAAAGTGGTCATTTTAGAATTAGATAAGCACAATCCAGAATTAATAGCCACGCTTGGTGAAACCAAAAAGGAATACGGAGTTACTAATTATCTTAATCAACCTTTTAATACGATTACCGTAAATGATCTTTTGATTCCGGTGAAAGACAATGAGAACTTATTTGCCATTGGTTTGGGTTCAGAACAGGTTGACGGACTAGAATCATTCAATTCTAAGAAAATGGAAACTTTGATGGCTCAGTTGAGACAAGAGTTCGATTACATTCTAATCGATTCTGCACCAATTGGCAAGTTGGCAGATACCCTTGCGCTTTCAAAGTATACAGATTGCTGTCTTTATATGGTACGTGCAAAACACTCTAAACTAGAAGACTTAAGTATAATAGAAGACGTTAGAATAAATAAAAAGTTCAAGAATCCGATGGTGGTGATGAATGATATTTCTACTAAATAA
- a CDS encoding polysaccharide biosynthesis/export family protein — protein sequence MKAIFSPFNLKKTRVNILKYSLLVLVAVQISSCGSAKKSSYFNEVGNNSFATYFEPLEPILQKNDLLSINITSLNAEVTEMFNLANNAGGAQSTGYLIDQDGFIRFPVLGKIEVSGLTKKELREYIREELISKKLLMEPIVDIRFLNFKVSVLGEVNQPAVFTIPNEKVTLLEALGMAGDMTIYAQRNNVLLISEEDGVKSTKRIDLTSDELFTSPNYYLRPNDIVYVQPNDRKVRNTSNAAQWFSVILGSLSLAVISISTFK from the coding sequence ATGAAAGCTATTTTTTCCCCATTTAACCTAAAAAAGACAAGAGTAAACATACTTAAATACTCTTTGTTAGTATTAGTTGCAGTACAAATATCGTCTTGTGGTAGTGCTAAGAAGTCTTCTTACTTCAATGAAGTAGGTAACAATTCTTTTGCCACTTATTTTGAACCACTAGAACCGATATTACAGAAGAACGATTTGTTAAGCATAAACATTACGAGTTTAAATGCAGAGGTAACAGAGATGTTTAATCTAGCCAATAACGCTGGTGGTGCACAATCTACAGGGTATTTAATCGATCAAGATGGTTTTATACGTTTCCCGGTCTTGGGTAAAATAGAAGTTTCTGGGTTGACCAAAAAAGAACTAAGAGAATATATTCGAGAAGAATTGATTTCGAAAAAATTATTAATGGAGCCGATTGTAGATATTCGATTTTTGAATTTCAAGGTTTCCGTATTAGGTGAAGTAAATCAGCCTGCAGTATTTACCATTCCGAATGAGAAAGTAACTTTATTGGAAGCTTTAGGTATGGCTGGTGATATGACTATTTATGCACAGAGAAACAACGTATTGTTGATCAGTGAAGAAGACGGAGTTAAGAGTACAAAAAGAATTGATTTGACATCAGACGAATTATTTACTTCTCCGAATTACTACTTGAGACCAAATGACATTGTTTATGTTCAGCCTAATGATAGAAAAGTAAGAAACACGTCTAACGCTGCCCAATGGTTTTCAGTTATACTAGGTTCTTTATCATTAGCGGTAATCTCTATTTCTACTTTCAAGTAA
- a CDS encoding 4'-phosphopantetheinyl transferase family protein, whose product MTHLLFTYLTDDGNDAFFADAEHMFSEEFVRKYSKYKRWQDAKSTILGRLLLAYGLKNLYQLDIDNLKMNFSKDKKPFLENSSIQFNISHANDVIVCAITSVGDIGVDVEKINAIPIEDFKDQFSPSEYKTILGAPKVLEQFYTYWTQKEAVVKSNGSGLHIPLQSFEISNQSTFIADQPYYLNEISIDVDYKCHIATQSLIHEEDVTTISLKSALLTDFGSVNSLKSFR is encoded by the coding sequence ATGACACATCTATTATTTACGTATTTAACCGATGACGGTAACGATGCTTTTTTTGCGGATGCAGAGCATATGTTCTCGGAGGAGTTTGTACGTAAATATTCAAAATATAAACGTTGGCAAGATGCGAAATCGACCATATTGGGTAGGTTGCTTTTAGCTTACGGATTAAAGAATTTATATCAATTAGATATAGATAACCTCAAGATGAATTTCTCAAAAGATAAAAAGCCCTTTTTAGAAAACTCATCTATTCAATTCAACATTTCACACGCTAATGATGTAATTGTTTGCGCAATTACATCGGTGGGTGATATTGGTGTTGATGTAGAGAAAATCAATGCTATCCCTATTGAAGATTTTAAAGATCAATTCTCACCATCAGAATATAAAACTATACTTGGCGCGCCAAAAGTATTAGAGCAGTTCTATACCTATTGGACCCAAAAAGAAGCTGTAGTCAAATCTAACGGGTCTGGCTTGCATATACCTTTACAATCCTTTGAAATCAGCAATCAATCTACATTCATCGCTGACCAGCCCTATTATCTAAATGAAATCAGTATAGATGTTGACTACAAGTGTCATATAGCAACACAAAGCTTAATTCATGAAGAAGATGTCACGACAATAAGCTTAAAATCCGCATTACTTACCGATTTTGGGTCAGTAAATAGCTTAAAGTCTTTTCGATAA